Proteins co-encoded in one Gossypium arboreum isolate Shixiya-1 chromosome 11, ASM2569848v2, whole genome shotgun sequence genomic window:
- the LOC108466644 gene encoding dof zinc finger protein DOF5.4-like, which translates to MQDIHLIEGGRLFNGGGDGGGGDRKLRAHHQALKCPRCDSFNTKFCYYNNYNLSQPRYFCKNCRRYWTKGGVLRNVPVGGGCRKAKRSKTKPSSETTVSATAVSALPHPEQQQQRQHQNSDQRKADSHSNTESSSRNAANCKVAVTNNNNNNSNSNNNSSSVGTTEAASAITSCSTFYGNPNNLGLEPGLLEQGSDGGIFAEIGSLTSLITSPNNETLSFDFGTVLNRAGQWQPQQMTMSMGGEEITKGLLDQTVQIEQSNLNIKLDSVFQPLDWEGNEDQGLFGLPSTVDQTYWSQNQWTDEDRPTLYPP; encoded by the coding sequence ATGCAAGACATCCACTTGATCGAAGGTGGCCGTTTATTTAACGGCGGCGGCGACGGAGGGGGAGGAGACAGAAAGTTACGAGCACACCACCAAGCACTTAAGTGTCCCCGCTGCGACTCTTTCAACACGAAGTTCTGTTACTACAACAACTACAACCTCTCTCAGCCACGTTATTTCTGCAAGAACTGCCGTCGTTACTGGACAAAAGGAGGCGTCCTCCGTAACGTCCCCGTTGGCGGTGGTTGCCGCAAAGCCAAACGCTCCAAAACCAAGCCTTCGTCCGAAACCACCGTTTCCGCCACCGCCGTATCTGCACTGCCACATCCGGAGCAACAACAACAACGGCAACACCAAAACAGCGATCAACGTAAAGCGGATTCTCATTCTAATACTGAGAGCTCGAGCCGTAATGCAGCAAATTGTAAGGTGGCAGTGACgaacaataataacaataatagcaaCAGCAACAATAACAGTTCTTCAGTCGGCACAACGGAGGCGGCGTCGGCAATTACATCTTGCTCTACGTTTTATGGAAACCCTAATAATTTAGGGTTGGAGCCAGGATTGCTAGAACAAGGATCGGACGGCGGGATTTTTGCGGAGATTGGTAGTTTAACGAGCTTGATTACTTCACCAAACAATGAAACACTGTCGTTTGATTTCGGGACTGTATTAAATAGGGCAGGGCAGTGGCAACCGCAACAAATGACGATGAGCATGGGAGGGGAGGAAATCACAAAGGGATTGCTTGATCAGACGGTGCAGATTGAGCAAtcaaatttgaatattaaattggATAGTGTATTTCAGCCGTTGGATTGGGAAGGGAATGAAGATCAAGGATTGTTTGGTCTTCCGAGCACCGTTGATCAAACATATTGGAGTCAAAATCAGTGGACTGATGAAGATCGTCCAACTCTCTATCCCCCGTAA